A stretch of DNA from Candidatus Acidulodesulfobacterium acidiphilum:
TTAGACGGGATAATAAATCCCGTGGAAAGTTTAACCTTTAAGTTCCTTAAGGTTAACGAAAATGAAGAAACCGATTGGATTAAATATTTAAAAATAGGTATTATAGTCAATTTTTTTATGCTGGCTATAGTATATTTAATATTAAGGTTTCAAAACTTTCTTCCTTTCAACCAGATGCATTATCCGGGCATACCGTGGGCGCTGGATTTTAATACGGCAATAAGCTTTATAACAAATACTAACTGGCAAAATTACGCAGGTGAAGAAGCATTGTCCAATTTTTCGCAGATGGCGCTTGTTTTCCTGCAGTTCACTTCCGCCGCTACGGGACTTGTTTTTGCCATAGCGTTTATACGCGGGCTTGTGAGACGCGAAGCAAAATACGTCGGTAATTTTTACGCAGATTATATAAAAGCGATTTACAGGCTTTTTCTGCCTTTGGCGATTATATTTGCAGTTATAATGCTTTGGCAGGGCGCCCCCCAGACTTTTTTAATGCAGAAAAAAGTCGTTAATATGACCGGAGCTAAGCAGACGCTCTCTATAGGACCGGTAGCTTCTATGGTGTCCATCGAAAATCTCGGCACCAACGGAGGAGGTTTTTACGATGCAAATGCCGCGCAGCCTTATGAAAACCCCAATCCCTTTACTAACGCTTTAACGGTATTTATGATGGGGACGATTCCGATAGCGCTTTTTTTAATGTACGGAATAATGATAGGGAATAAAAAACATGCGTGGACTTTATTTGCCGTCGCTATGACGCTTCTGTTAGTCTGTCTTGCGGTAGTTTATTCTCAGGAGGCTCACGGCAATCCGTTTCTTGCAAAGTTAGGGGCTAATATCAGCGCTTCTAAAAATAATCCCGGGGGCAATATGGAGGGGAAACAGGAGCATATAGGAATTGCGCAGACCTCTTTATTTGCGACTGCTACCACCGCATTTACCACCGGCAACGTCGATTCCGCCCACGACAGTTTTATGCCGCTTTCGGGGATGGTTCTAATTGCGGAAATGATGTTAAATCTCATATTCGGCGGTAAAGGCGTAGGGCTTTTAAATATGCTCACTATGGTAATTATTGCCGTGTTCATTGCCGGACTTATGGTAGGGCGCACGCCCGAATTTCTCGGAAAAAAAATAGAGGCAAAGGAGGTCAAGCTTGCGACTCTCGCAATGTTTGCCCATGCGTTTATTATTCTTATCCCTTTTGCGATAGCGTTGGCTATACCGGCGGGATTAGCCGGAATATTGAATCCGGGTCCGCACGGTTTAAGCGAGATTTTATACGCCTATACCTCGACGGTCGCAAACAACGGGTCGGCGTTTGCCGGTCTTAACGGCAATACTCTTTTTTATAATATTTCGCTTGGACTTACGATATTTTTCGGCAGATATATTCCTATTATATGTCAGGTTGCGATAGCAGGTTCGTTAATTAAGAAAAAAAGCATACAGGAGTCGGCGGGAACTTTTCCTGCGCACGGCTTTTTGTTTTATACGGTCGTAATGGCAACCATATTGCTCGTGGGGGCGTTAACGTTTTTTCCTGCGCTGGCGCTTGGACCCATAGCCGAACATTTTGCTATGGTAAAAGGACATCTGTTTTATTAATTAAAATAATCTAAAGAGGATGTTTATTATGGTAAAAGAATTGATAAAAATGATAAAACTAACCGTTTTATTATATATCGTATGCTCGCTCGGCTATACTTTTCTTATCTGGGGCATAGGGAAAATAGCTTTTCCGTTTCAAGCCGGCGGAAGCATCGTTTATAAAAATTCAAAGCCTATAGGCTCGATGCTTATCGGCGAAAAATTTACTTCTCCGTATATATTTAACGGAAGACCGTCTTATGCCGGAAACGGTTATAACGGTACCGAATCGGGCGCTTCCAATTATGCTCCTACAAACGGAAAATATATAAATCACGAAAAAAAACTTATAGATAAATTTTTAAAAGAAAATCCTTCCGTTAAAAAAGGCGAAATACCAGTAGATATAGTAACTGGTTCCGGTTCGGGCTTAGGGCCGTATATTTCTATAGCCGCTGCGCTTGATCAGGTTACTAGAATATCGTCGCTGACCGGCATATCACAAGCGGCGCTTTATAGGCTTGTTAAACGCAATATATCTTACAGGCAATTCGGTATTTTTGGAACTCCGGGGGTAAATACCGTTAATTTAAATTTAAAACTATCTTTGCTTATAAAAAAATATAATTTAAAGTTATATGAACGTATTTTCAAGGGGCTTGTTTAATTATGCCGATTAATAATTAGATTAATAATTAATTTTAGTTAAATTTTGAACAGGGGAAAAATAATGTCCAATAAATCATATTATGTTTCTGCATTCAGTAAGGATATAATGTTATCTGCAATAAAAGATTCTTTTAAAAAGCTTAATCCGAAAATAACGGTTAAAAATCCGGTTATGTTTGTAGTCGAGATAGGTTCCGTTATTACTACGGCAATATTTATCAAAGATTTTTTTATCCATGATTTTAAATCTATATCTTTTGTTTTTCAGATAACTCTATGGCTATGGTTTACGGTTTTATTCGCAAACTTTGCCGAAAGTATTTCGGAAGGAAGAGGCAAGGCGCAGGCGGACAGCCTCAGGAGAACGAAAACCGAGGTAATAGCGAGGCTGTTTAAAGAAGACGGAAAGGAAGAAAAGATAAAGGCTTCCATGTTGAGAAAAGGAGATATAGTAATTGCTGAATCGGGAGACACGATACCTGCCGACGGAGAAATTATAGAAGGAATCGCTTCGGTCGACGAATCCGCCATTACGGGAGAATCTGCTCCCGTAATAAGAGAGAGCGGCGGAGACAGAAGCGCCGTAACCGGCGGTACTAAGGTACTCTCAGATAAAATTATTATAAGGGTAACGTCTAATCCGGGAGAAAATTTTATAGATAAAATGATTTCTCTGGTAGAAGGCGCTTCAAGACAAAAAACGCCTAACGAGATTGCCCTTAATATTTTGCTCGTAATGCTTACGGCTATATTTTTAGTCGTCGTCGTTACTTTAGTGCCTATGGCGGGTTATTTTCACGGTTACATTTCTCCCGTCATATTAGTAGCTCTTCTTGTGTGCCTTATACCTACTACTATAGGCGCCCTTCTTTCGGCAATAGGCATTTCCGGCATGGATAGGCTTGTCAAGCATAACGTTATTGCTATGTCGGGAAAAGCGGTCGAAGCCGCGGGCGACGTTAACACTCTTCTTTTAGATAAAACAGGAACGATAACTTTCGGCAACAGGATGGCAGTTTCTTTTATTCCTTCGGAAGGTTCGGACGTTAACGAATTGGCAGATTATGCGCAGCTCTCGTCTTTAAGCGACGAGACGCCGGAAGGAAGGTCTATAGTAACTTTGGCAAAACAGTACGGTTTCAGGGGAAGGCATATCGACGAAAAAAATATAGAATTTATCCCTTTTTCGGCATTTACCAGAATGAGCGGAGTTAATCTTTTAGATAAAAATTTGCAGATAAGAAAAGGAGCGGTAGAAGCAGTTATAAAATTCGTCGAGCAGAATAAAGGCAAGGTTTCGGATAAAACCGTAAAAACAGCCGAAGAAATTTCAAAAAAAGGCGGAACGCCGCTTGCCGTCGCGGTAAATGACCGAATGCTCGGCATTATTCATTTAAAAGACGTCGTAAAGGGCGGAATTAAAGACAGAATTGACAGTCTAAGGAAAATCGGCATCAAAACCGTTATGATAACCGGCGATAATCCATTAACGGCAAAAGCAATCGCCGACGAAGCGGGGGTTGACGATTTTGTTTCCGAAGCTACGCCCGAAACTAAAATGGCTTTAATAAAAAAAGAACAATCTATGGGCAAACTCGTTGCGATGACGGGCGACGGCACTAACGACGCTCCCGCTTTAGCCCAGGCCGACGTCGGCGTTGCTATGAATACGGGCACGATGGCGGCAAAAGAAGCCGGCAATATGATAGACCTCGATTCTAATCCCACTAAACTGATAGAAATAGTCGAGATAGGCAAACAGCTTCTTATAACCAGAGGGTCGCTTACCACGTTTTCTATAGCAAACGACGTGGCAAAATATTTTGCCATAATACCGGCAATGTTTGCGCCTATTATTCCTTGGCTTGCGCCTTTAAATATAATGGGGCTTTCTTCGCCGCAGTCGGCTATACTTTCGGCGGTAATATTCAATGCTATTATAATAATAATACTAATTCCGCTTGCGTTAAAAGGAGTTAAATATAAACCGGCAAAGGCTTCATCCATTTTAACTAAAAATCTTTTGATTTACGGGCTCGGCGGAATAATAGTTCCGTTTATCGGTATTAAAATAATAGATATAATTATTACTTATTTGCATATAATTTAAGTTATATCGGGCTTTTAAAATTAATTTAAAAAATAAGATAGGCGGTAAATATTGAAAATAGAATATAACAGGCCGTCGGCGGATTCGATACTTAATAAGATAAAATATTCTTCGAGCGAAACTAACGTTTTTCGGGTGTATCTCGGCGCTGCTCCCGGGACGGGCAAAACGTTTATGATGCTTGAAGACGGGAATTATCTCCTTGAACACGGCATAGACGTCGTTATCGGATATGTTGAATTACATGGAAGAAAAGAAACGGAAGCCGAAATAAAAAATCTTGAAATAATTCCTCGAAAAAAAATTGAATACAGAGGGTCTATTTTTGAAGAACTCGATGCCGAGGCGGTTATTAAGAGAAAACCTTCGATTGTTTTAATCGATGAGCTTGCGCATAATAATATTCCGGGTTCGGTAAATTTAAAAAGATATCAGGATGTCGTAGAAATTTATAAAAAAGGCATAAGCGTATTTACGACTTTAAATATATTTCATCTTAATTCTATTGCGGAAAAAGTAGAATCGGAACTTGAAATAAAAGTGAGCGAAAGAGTTCCGGACTATATTTTGAATTATGTAACCGAAATTATAAACGTCGATATTCCTGCGGGAGAATTAATAAAAAGACTTACTTCCGGAAAAATTTATTCTAAAGAAAAAATTCAAGCCGCTTTAAATAATTTTTTTAAAATCGAAAATCTTATAGTTTTAAGAGAAATTTCATTAAGGACGATAGCCGACGAATTAAGCGCTCAATCTAATAAGATAGGGAATCCCGACGATAAAATCGAGTTAAAATCTAACGAAAGGGTTTTGGTTTTAATCAGTTCAAATCCGGATTCGGCAAGGCTTTTAAGGATAGGTTCAAAGCTTGCGGGAAGGCTTAATTCCAATTTTTACGTTCTTCATATTAATTTAAAACACAGAGAAAACAATAAATCGGAGGATTACGAAAGGTATCTTTCAAAAAATATTTCGGTTGCGGAAAATTTAGGAGCCGCGGTTTTTAGTTTTCAGTCAGACGATGTTGTTTCCGGCGTTATAGATTTTGTTAAAACCAATAATATTTCTCATCTTGTAATAGGAGCGACAAACGAAAAAAGAAAATTTTTCGGCATATTTCCAAAGAAAAGCATAGTGAACCGCCTTATAGACAGTTTGCCGAACGTTTCTTTCCACGTCATTCCGACAACTTCGGCAGGCATTTAATTTTAACAAGATAGTATTTAAAACAATTTATATCACAATGTCCGCCGCATCGGCGTCAATCGTCTTCCCCGTAATCCTTGCCCTTTCCCCATAACGTTTTAAGCCGGATTTTAATCTCTTTCTCTTTGCCGATGTTTTCCGGACGGTAGTATATGCGCGACGAAAGTTCTTTCGGAAGGTAAGTCTGTTCGGTAAAATGGCCTTTATAATCGTGAGAATATTTATAGCCTTTATGATAATCCAAGTCTTTCATGAGTTTTGTGGGAGCGTTTCTCAGGTGGAGCGGAACTACGGCGCTAGGAAATTTTTTAACGTCGTTTAAGGCTTCTTCGATTGCAAGATAGCTTGCGTTTGATTTAGGACAGGCCGCAAGGTACGTTGCCGTCTGAGACAGAATAATCCTAGCTTCAGGCATCCCGACGGTATTTACGGCGTTAAAACAGCTTACCGCTAAATTAAGGGCATCCGGTTCGGCGTTTCCTATGTCTTCCGAAGCTAAAATGATCATTCTTCTTGCTATAAACTTTACGTCCTCTCCGGAGTCCAGCATCTTGGCAAGCCAGAAAACCGCCCCGTCGGGGTCGCTTCCCCTTAAACTTTTTATAAAAGCCGAAATAGTATTGTAGTGTTCTTCGCCGGTCTTATCGTAGCGGGATTTCCTGAGATAAGCGTCCTCGACTGTTTTTGCCGTAAGAACTATGTTTCCTTTATCGTCGGGTTTTGCAAGATTAACGGCCATTTCGAGGGCGTTCAGCATTATTCTCGCATCGCTTCCGGAATACCTTATAAGAGCGTTTCTGCCGTCCTTTTCCAGTATAATTTTCTTTTTGTTTAAAACGTCGTCGGTATTAAGCGCCCTGTCTATAATAAGGTTTAAATCTTCCTCGAACAAAGGGTTTAAAGTAAATACCGTTACCCTCGACAGGATTGGAGAGTTTATTTCAAAAGACGGGTTTTCGGTCGTAGCTCCGATTAATATTAGGCTTCCTTCCTCTACCGAATGGAGGAGCAGGTCCTGTTGCGACTTATTAAAACGGTGAATTTCGTCTATAAAAATTATAAGCGGTTGTTTATAATGCTTAAAGCTTATGTTTGCCTTATCTATAATTTCCCGCAGTTCTTTGACCCCGGAAGAGACGGCGGAAATCTTATAAAACTCGTAACCTGCGGCGTTTGCTATAATACCGGCAAGCGTAGTTTTTCCGCTTCCCGGCGGTCCCCATAGTATCATCGAGCGGATAAATCCGGAATCTAGCATATTTTTTAAAGGTTTATCTTTGCCGAGAATATGAGTTTGGCCGATAAATTCAGAGAGAGTTTTAGGCCTCAGCCTTTCTGCAAGCGGCGGTAAAAAATCGCCCGCAGTTTTACCGCCGGAATTTTTTTCTTTTATTTTATCGTCGTCGTTATTATTACCGAATAGATCCATACTTATATATTACCATAAGATGCGGCAATATATAAAAAAATACCTTAAAGATTCTACCTGAAGTTTTCTTCTATTTTAGCAAATTTATAAACGGCAAGAGAACCTAACCAGGCGATAATTAACGTTGCCGCAATTATTCCGCCCAGCATAGAAAATGAAACGTTTTGTATAAAATTCCAGACGGGAGAATGAAAGCTGAGTTCCATAGAAATAAAGGATAGGATTTTACGACGTAATGCTCCTATTGAAATATAATATACCCGATAAAATTATTAAGTCAATTAAAATTATGACATTAATAATTATTACTGTATTCTTACTGAAAAGAGTTATGACAAAAAATAAAAAAATTGTTTTTATATGTTAAAAATTTTATAATTTATTCTTATGGACGACATAAATCAAAAAGAATTTAAAAATACTTTTATTAAATGCATCGAGGAAAAAGGTCTTAGGCACACGAAACAGCGTGAAGTTATAGTAGATGCTTTTTTTTCGGCTGGAAGGCATATTACTTCCGAAGAACTGTTTAATATAGTAAAAAAGAAATATCCCGAAATAGGATATGCTACCGTGCAAAGAAATTTAAATTTACTGTGTAAATGCAGTTTAGCGGAAGAAATAAAAATAGGAAAGCAAAAAACAAGATATGAACAAAAATACGGAAATACGCATCACGACCATCTTATATGTTTGAAATGCGGACGGCTCATAGAGGTTAACGACGATAAAATAGAAAAACTGCAAGAAAAACTTGCAAAAAATAATAATTTTACCCCGATAAAACATAAATTAGAAATATACGGAATTTGCGGCGATTGCAAATCTAAATAATCGTAAAAATTGATAAAAAACAACAAATAAATTGAATTAAATTTTTTGTTGACATTATAAATTTATTTTCGTATTATAATGATAATGATTTTTATTATCATTAATATTAATTTTTAACTTACTTAAAAGGCCAGCTAAGAATTATGGAAAGTGTTCCGTTAAAGTACCAAAATTCTGCTGAAGAAAATCCGCATCGCCGGAAAGGACGGAACAGAAGGAGAGGCAGAGGCAGATTTCCTTTATTCAACAAGCGTTCTTTATATAAAGGATTTCATTTTTTAAAAGTGCTTGGCCCTGGTTTCATAGTTATGATAGCCGATATGGATGCAGGTTCCGTTACTACAGCCGGCGTTTCCGGCGCACAGTGGGGATATAAGCTCATCCCCCTGCAAATACTTCTTATACCGATTTTATATTTAATACAATCTATGACTTCGAGGCTTGGGTGTGTTACAAGGAAAGGTCACGGCGAGCTTATAAAAGAATATTACGGCAGTAAATGGGCGGCATTTGCAACGGTCACGCTTTTTCTTGTCGTTTTTTCCGCTCTTATTACGGAATTTTCCGGCATAGCGGCAAGCGGGGAGATATTCGGAATACCGAAGGTTTTCAGCGTAGGCGTGAGCTTTCTAATACTTTTGTTTGTTGTTTTTACCGGAAGTTACCGAAGGGCTGAGAATATAGCCCTTATTTTTTCGCTTACGGGGTTCGTATTTATACCTGCGGCTATTTTTGCGCATCCGGATTATCATCAGCTTGTTTTTAAAGGCCTGTTCGGTTCTCAGCCGCTCGGCAACAAAGACTACATATGGCTTATAGCGGCAAACGCAGGAGCGGTAATAATGCCTTGGATGATTTATTACCAGCAAAGCGCTACCGTCGATAAAAACTTGTGCAAAAAAGACGTTAAACTGGCGCAAACCGATACGCTTATAGGAAGCATTGCGACGCAAATTCTAATGATAGCGGTTATAGTAATGACGGCGGCGACTTTATATAAAGCGCATATAGTTCCGTCCACCGCAAAAGCTATAGGCCAGTCTTTAATACCTTTAGCGGGAAAATACGCAGGGGCTTTGTTTGCCGTCGGTCTTTACAGTTCAAGCCTTCTGGCGGCTTTCGTAGTTTCTATGGCGTTTACTTGGGCGGCGGGAGAAACTTGGGGATATAAACACAGCTTAAACCATCGTTTCAGCGAAGCAAAGCTTTTTTATTTTATATATATAGCTTTAATTTTTATATCGGCAATGATAGTGCTTATACCCGGAATACCTTTAGTAACAATTATGGTTGACGTGGAAGCGTTTAACGGGTTTATTCTTCCTATAGTCCTCGGATTTTTGATAGCTCTTGCAGGAAGTAAAAGAATACTTGGAGAATATGCATATTCTAAAAAATCGATTGCGGTCGTTGGGATACTCGGCTTTGTCATGGTAATTCTGGGGATAATTACCGCGCTTCCGCAGAACTGGTTAAATTATATGCATATATAACTATATAAAATAAAAAAGCGAAAAGTCTTTGATATTATAAATGTAATAGTAATATGAAAAACATAGTCTTAATCTCGTCCTGCATTTTATTTTTGTGCATTTCCGCCGTTAATTCTTATGCAAAGAGCGGCTCCTTTTTGTCGCAGATAAAGCTTTTCGGCACTTTTGCCTCGTCTTATACTTATAATTTTGCCAATCCGGTTGCAAACGAGGAATATCCGGACGGCAACTATAACGGAAATTACATAGATAATTATAAGGTAAACGGTTTTACCGTCAACGAGTTCGACATAACGGCTTCAAAAAATGCATTTTCGAACGGAAGAAATAATTTCGGCATAGGTTTTAAAGTTTCTTTAGATACGGGAGAAAACATTCAGGCAGTAGGACCTTATACCGGAAACTACAATTATTACACGGAAACAGTTTTCAGGACACTGTAAACGCTATGGCGGTTTATACTTTCGGCAATTAATTTTTTGAAAATTCGGCGTAACTTGACATAGAAAAAATAGATAGTATAATCAAAGTAGTTAGTTTTTAAATAATTTTTATATGTATGTATATATAGATTAAAATTTTTAAAGGGAGGAAGATATGTTGAAAAAAATGAAAATTACGATAATTTCCAATTTGATAGTCCGTGTTTTTATGATTGCTTTTGCAGTTATTTTTCCTGCAAGCGTTTACGCTATATCTTCTTCGTCATGGAATACTCCATGCGGTTCCGGAAACTATGCCGGTACTTCTTATTTATCGACCCCTTGCAGTTCATCATATAACTGTTGTATAGCTCCTAATAAACCTGCAGTAAAAAAAGTTCAGCCTGCAGCAGTAAAAAAGCAAATTAAAAAAGTAACAGTTGCCAAAAAACCGGTTATTGTAAAAAAAGTTTCGACGTATAATATTTCGGCAAATTATAACGATATTCATTTCCCGTTTAATTCCGCAATACTTACGTCAAAGGATATTGCTATTTTACACAGAGATGCCGAATACTTAAAACACAATAAAAACGTCGTAGTTCAGATACAAGGCAATTGCGACAGAAGAGGTTCGGAAGTTTATAACATGGCTCTCGGCTGGAGAAGGGCAAATATCGCTAAATCATATTTAGAAAAATTAGGCATAAACGGCAACAGGCTTAAAACAATAAGCTTCGGGAAAGAGAAACCTCTTTGCACTGCTCATACTTTAGCGTGTTATGCTATAAACAGAAGAGACCATTTCGTAGTAGTTTCTAAATAATGCACTAAAACGAAAGTTCAAAAGTATATATTTTTTAAATCCTCTAAATGCTATTATAAGATAAGATTTAGAGGATTTTTTATTTTTAACTTTATATTTATTATATCGTATCGGTTTTTAAGCCGTATTGGGCTAATTTTTCTTTAGTCGTCACGTAATCTTTATGCTGAAATGCATTCATACCTAATTTTGCGGCTGTTTCGACGTTAAAATACCTATCGTCTATAAAAAGACTTTCTTCGCTTGTTACGTATGCAAGATCCATTGCAAGTTTATATATGTTTTCGTCCGGTTTTTTCATTTTTACGAAACAAGAAGTTACGAAAAAATCGATTAATTCGGTAAGTTTAAATGTTTCTACCCTGTATCTCGAAAGTTCCAGCCCTTCGTTGTTTAACGCTACTATTTTTAAATTATATTTAGATTTTAAATGTTTAAACAACTCTATCATTTCAGGAATAGCTTTTGACTGATTAAACATAAAATTTTTAAAGTCGGCTTTTAAAAAACTTCTCTCTTCGTAAAAAATTGCTTTATCGAGATAATCGTTTAAAGTTATTCTTCCTTCTTCATATAAAGATGATAAATAGCCATGTCTTTCGGCAAACTCCTCGTAATCGAGATCGAAAGTTTTAGAAGCCAATTTTCTTGAAGCGGTATCCCAGCCGTTTGTTAGAAGAATATTGCCGATGTCTAAAAATAAAGTAGTAATTTTATCCATAATATATTTATTAAAATTTAATTGTATATTTGTTCTTTTTTTCGCTATAGAGGCTAATTTTTGTAAAAATTTTTATTTTTTTCCAGCAAAAGCAGGGCAGATTTAAAATCTTTCCAGCCTCCGCCTGACCAGCCGCCCAATTTGCCGTTAGTGTATATGACCCTGTGACATGGAACTACAATAGGCGTTTTGTTTACTGATAAAACCGCTGCACAGGCTCTTGAGTATTTTGCATCGTATCCTGCTTTTATTGCAAGTTGTTTGTATGATAATATTTCGTTATATTTAATTGTTTGGGTCTTTATAAGTATTTCGGAAGAAAAATCGGAATATAAAGAAAAATTTATCGGAATATCGTTAAATTCAACATTTTTTGCCGAAAAATATTTATCTAAAAGATTTATTAATTTATAAAGATGAGGCAAT
This window harbors:
- the kdpA gene encoding potassium-transporting ATPase subunit KdpA, whose protein sequence is YTGVLQIIITLAAMVIAAVPLSRYLAHVFNGEPTFLDGIINPVESLTFKFLKVNENEETDWIKYLKIGIIVNFFMLAIVYLILRFQNFLPFNQMHYPGIPWALDFNTAISFITNTNWQNYAGEEALSNFSQMALVFLQFTSAATGLVFAIAFIRGLVRREAKYVGNFYADYIKAIYRLFLPLAIIFAVIMLWQGAPQTFLMQKKVVNMTGAKQTLSIGPVASMVSIENLGTNGGGFYDANAAQPYENPNPFTNALTVFMMGTIPIALFLMYGIMIGNKKHAWTLFAVAMTLLLVCLAVVYSQEAHGNPFLAKLGANISASKNNPGGNMEGKQEHIGIAQTSLFATATTAFTTGNVDSAHDSFMPLSGMVLIAEMMLNLIFGGKGVGLLNMLTMVIIAVFIAGLMVGRTPEFLGKKIEAKEVKLATLAMFAHAFIILIPFAIALAIPAGLAGILNPGPHGLSEILYAYTSTVANNGSAFAGLNGNTLFYNISLGLTIFFGRYIPIICQVAIAGSLIKKKSIQESAGTFPAHGFLFYTVVMATILLVGALTFFPALALGPIAEHFAMVKGHLFY
- a CDS encoding potassium-transporting ATPase subunit C; the encoded protein is MFIMVKELIKMIKLTVLLYIVCSLGYTFLIWGIGKIAFPFQAGGSIVYKNSKPIGSMLIGEKFTSPYIFNGRPSYAGNGYNGTESGASNYAPTNGKYINHEKKLIDKFLKENPSVKKGEIPVDIVTGSGSGLGPYISIAAALDQVTRISSLTGISQAALYRLVKRNISYRQFGIFGTPGVNTVNLNLKLSLLIKKYNLKLYERIFKGLV
- the kdpB gene encoding K(+)-transporting ATPase subunit B codes for the protein MSNKSYYVSAFSKDIMLSAIKDSFKKLNPKITVKNPVMFVVEIGSVITTAIFIKDFFIHDFKSISFVFQITLWLWFTVLFANFAESISEGRGKAQADSLRRTKTEVIARLFKEDGKEEKIKASMLRKGDIVIAESGDTIPADGEIIEGIASVDESAITGESAPVIRESGGDRSAVTGGTKVLSDKIIIRVTSNPGENFIDKMISLVEGASRQKTPNEIALNILLVMLTAIFLVVVVTLVPMAGYFHGYISPVILVALLVCLIPTTIGALLSAIGISGMDRLVKHNVIAMSGKAVEAAGDVNTLLLDKTGTITFGNRMAVSFIPSEGSDVNELADYAQLSSLSDETPEGRSIVTLAKQYGFRGRHIDEKNIEFIPFSAFTRMSGVNLLDKNLQIRKGAVEAVIKFVEQNKGKVSDKTVKTAEEISKKGGTPLAVAVNDRMLGIIHLKDVVKGGIKDRIDSLRKIGIKTVMITGDNPLTAKAIADEAGVDDFVSEATPETKMALIKKEQSMGKLVAMTGDGTNDAPALAQADVGVAMNTGTMAAKEAGNMIDLDSNPTKLIEIVEIGKQLLITRGSLTTFSIANDVAKYFAIIPAMFAPIIPWLAPLNIMGLSSPQSAILSAVIFNAIIIIILIPLALKGVKYKPAKASSILTKNLLIYGLGGIIVPFIGIKIIDIIITYLHII
- a CDS encoding sensor histidine kinase KdpD encodes the protein MKIEYNRPSADSILNKIKYSSSETNVFRVYLGAAPGTGKTFMMLEDGNYLLEHGIDVVIGYVELHGRKETEAEIKNLEIIPRKKIEYRGSIFEELDAEAVIKRKPSIVLIDELAHNNIPGSVNLKRYQDVVEIYKKGISVFTTLNIFHLNSIAEKVESELEIKVSERVPDYILNYVTEIINVDIPAGELIKRLTSGKIYSKEKIQAALNNFFKIENLIVLREISLRTIADELSAQSNKIGNPDDKIELKSNERVLVLISSNPDSARLLRIGSKLAGRLNSNFYVLHINLKHRENNKSEDYERYLSKNISVAENLGAAVFSFQSDDVVSGVIDFVKTNNISHLVIGATNEKRKFFGIFPKKSIVNRLIDSLPNVSFHVIPTTSAGI
- a CDS encoding replication-associated recombination protein A; translation: MDLFGNNNDDDKIKEKNSGGKTAGDFLPPLAERLRPKTLSEFIGQTHILGKDKPLKNMLDSGFIRSMILWGPPGSGKTTLAGIIANAAGYEFYKISAVSSGVKELREIIDKANISFKHYKQPLIIFIDEIHRFNKSQQDLLLHSVEEGSLILIGATTENPSFEINSPILSRVTVFTLNPLFEEDLNLIIDRALNTDDVLNKKKIILEKDGRNALIRYSGSDARIMLNALEMAVNLAKPDDKGNIVLTAKTVEDAYLRKSRYDKTGEEHYNTISAFIKSLRGSDPDGAVFWLAKMLDSGEDVKFIARRMIILASEDIGNAEPDALNLAVSCFNAVNTVGMPEARIILSQTATYLAACPKSNASYLAIEEALNDVKKFPSAVVPLHLRNAPTKLMKDLDYHKGYKYSHDYKGHFTEQTYLPKELSSRIYYRPENIGKEKEIKIRLKTLWGKGKDYGEDD
- a CDS encoding transcriptional repressor; this translates as MDDINQKEFKNTFIKCIEEKGLRHTKQREVIVDAFFSAGRHITSEELFNIVKKKYPEIGYATVQRNLNLLCKCSLAEEIKIGKQKTRYEQKYGNTHHDHLICLKCGRLIEVNDDKIEKLQEKLAKNNNFTPIKHKLEIYGICGDCKSK
- a CDS encoding divalent metal cation transporter, producing the protein MESVPLKYQNSAEENPHRRKGRNRRRGRGRFPLFNKRSLYKGFHFLKVLGPGFIVMIADMDAGSVTTAGVSGAQWGYKLIPLQILLIPILYLIQSMTSRLGCVTRKGHGELIKEYYGSKWAAFATVTLFLVVFSALITEFSGIAASGEIFGIPKVFSVGVSFLILLFVVFTGSYRRAENIALIFSLTGFVFIPAAIFAHPDYHQLVFKGLFGSQPLGNKDYIWLIAANAGAVIMPWMIYYQQSATVDKNLCKKDVKLAQTDTLIGSIATQILMIAVIVMTAATLYKAHIVPSTAKAIGQSLIPLAGKYAGALFAVGLYSSSLLAAFVVSMAFTWAAGETWGYKHSLNHRFSEAKLFYFIYIALIFISAMIVLIPGIPLVTIMVDVEAFNGFILPIVLGFLIALAGSKRILGEYAYSKKSIAVVGILGFVMVILGIITALPQNWLNYMHI
- a CDS encoding HAD family phosphatase, translating into MDKITTLFLDIGNILLTNGWDTASRKLASKTFDLDYEEFAERHGYLSSLYEEGRITLNDYLDKAIFYEERSFLKADFKNFMFNQSKAIPEMIELFKHLKSKYNLKIVALNNEGLELSRYRVETFKLTELIDFFVTSCFVKMKKPDENIYKLAMDLAYVTSEESLFIDDRYFNVETAAKLGMNAFQHKDYVTTKEKLAQYGLKTDTI
- a CDS encoding methylated-DNA--[protein]-cysteine S-methyltransferase, with the translated sequence MYVYDFKTKLSGKDLVLEIAASEKYIESIKITGGERPKSNRKMPPVLTDKILYNELNLLPHLYKLINLLDKYFSAKNVEFNDIPINFSLYSDFSSEILIKTQTIKYNEILSYKQLAIKAGYDAKYSRACAAVLSVNKTPIVVPCHRVIYTNGKLGGWSGGGWKDFKSALLLLEKNKNFYKN